The Rhodopseudomonas palustris genome window below encodes:
- a CDS encoding adenylate/guanylate cyclase domain-containing protein — protein sequence MHSEQIRGILDWLSDGARSEPDPAMKMKLTCEQLVAAGIPLHRVGVFVETLHPDIYGHRFIWRADGEVEVGSTTQDVERSEEYQRSPLKILYDYGVEVRFRLDDPESKNFPFLEDLRAEAVTDYTALPLRFLDGTYHAASFATKQPGGFTDSQLSALRAMMPPLSRLVEVISLRDIATNLLDTYVGNRAGARILAGQIRRGHADHLRAAIWLSDLRGFSALSDGLPPEIMVKLLNAYFDCQVAAIAGHGGEVLKFMGDGLLAVFPIADDGSDAAEVCGRMLAAANECRASIADLNFVEGAHVIESFRFGVALHVGQVLYGNIGGGNRLDFTCIGPAVNLAARLERLAARLGRTVVASSDFVGLCSEGWSDLGEFPMAGFSHAERVHGLTDETPLAAEGL from the coding sequence ATGCATTCTGAGCAGATCCGCGGCATTCTCGACTGGCTGAGCGACGGCGCACGGTCCGAGCCGGACCCGGCCATGAAGATGAAGCTGACCTGCGAGCAGCTCGTCGCGGCCGGCATCCCGTTGCACCGGGTCGGCGTCTTCGTCGAAACCCTGCATCCTGACATCTACGGCCACCGCTTCATCTGGCGGGCCGACGGCGAGGTCGAGGTCGGCTCGACCACCCAGGACGTCGAGCGGTCGGAGGAGTATCAGCGCAGCCCGCTGAAGATCCTGTACGATTACGGCGTCGAGGTCCGCTTCCGGCTCGACGACCCGGAGAGCAAGAACTTCCCGTTCCTGGAGGATCTGCGCGCCGAGGCCGTCACCGATTACACCGCGCTGCCGCTGCGGTTTCTCGACGGCACCTATCACGCGGCGAGTTTCGCCACCAAGCAGCCGGGCGGCTTCACCGATTCCCAGCTCAGCGCGCTGCGGGCGATGATGCCGCCGCTGTCGCGGCTGGTCGAGGTGATCAGCCTGCGCGACATCGCCACCAATCTGCTCGACACCTATGTGGGCAACCGCGCCGGCGCCCGCATTCTGGCCGGACAGATCCGCCGCGGCCATGCGGATCATCTCCGCGCCGCGATCTGGCTGTCCGACCTGCGCGGCTTCTCGGCGCTGTCCGACGGCCTGCCGCCGGAGATCATGGTCAAGCTACTGAACGCGTATTTCGACTGCCAGGTCGCGGCGATCGCGGGCCATGGCGGCGAGGTGCTGAAGTTCATGGGCGACGGCCTGCTCGCGGTGTTTCCGATCGCCGATGACGGCAGCGACGCCGCCGAGGTCTGCGGCCGGATGCTGGCCGCAGCCAATGAATGCCGGGCCAGCATCGCGGATCTGAATTTCGTCGAGGGCGCCCACGTCATCGAGAGCTTCCGCTTCGGCGTCGCGTTGCATGTCGGTCAGGTGCTGTACGGCAATATCGGCGGCGGCAACCGGCTCGACTTCACCTGCATCGGCCCGGCGGTGAACCTCGCCGCAAGGCTGGAGCGGCTGGCCGCCCGGCTCGGCCGCACCGTGGTCGCCTCCAGCGATTTCGTCGGGCTGTGCTCCGAAGGCTGGAGCGACCTCGGCGAATTCCCGATGGCCGGCTTCTCCCACGCCGAGCGCGTCCACGGCCTGACCGACGAGACGCCGCTCGCCGCCGAAGGGCTGTGA
- a CDS encoding histidine phosphatase family protein has product MPTIYFIRHGETDWNATGRYQGTRDIPLNDKGRGQAASAGGVLGGLLARNGQQPAELDYRASPLGRARVTVELVRGALGLPAQDYTVDDRLREITYGAWEGFTLQDMEQSDPALYAARHADRWNVAPLRGESYAQRLPFITDWVASLTRDTVAVGHVGTGRTLFVALGLKTPREALEGPIQQGAVYVFRDGGFEIVS; this is encoded by the coding sequence ATGCCCACCATCTACTTCATCCGCCACGGCGAGACCGACTGGAACGCCACCGGGCGATATCAGGGCACGCGCGACATTCCGCTGAACGACAAGGGGCGGGGGCAGGCGGCTTCGGCCGGCGGCGTGCTCGGCGGTCTGCTCGCACGGAACGGCCAGCAGCCGGCGGAGCTGGACTATCGCGCCAGCCCGCTCGGCCGCGCCCGGGTCACCGTGGAGCTGGTGCGCGGTGCGCTGGGTCTGCCGGCGCAGGACTACACGGTCGACGACCGGCTGCGCGAGATCACCTACGGCGCCTGGGAAGGCTTCACCCTGCAGGACATGGAGCAGTCCGATCCGGCGCTGTATGCCGCGCGCCATGCCGACCGCTGGAACGTCGCGCCGCTGCGCGGCGAGAGCTACGCCCAGCGGCTGCCGTTCATCACCGACTGGGTTGCGTCGCTGACGCGGGACACCGTCGCGGTCGGCCACGTCGGCACCGGCCGCACCCTGTTCGTCGCGCTCGGCCTGAAAACCCCGCGCGAGGCGCTGGAAGGCCCGATCCAGCAGGGCGCCGTCTACGTCTTCCGCGACGGCGGCTTCGAGATCGTCAGCTGA
- the petA gene encoding ubiquinol-cytochrome c reductase iron-sulfur subunit: MTTEASAEPTRRDFLYIATGAVAAVGAAAAVWPFISQMNPDASTIAAGAPIEVDLTPIAEGQDIKVFWRGQPIYIMNRTKKQVEEARNTPLSDLKDPQTDQARTKEGHENWLVVVGICTHLGCIPIAHEGKYDGFFCPCHGSQYDSSGRIRQGPAPLNLPIPPYQFVSDTKVQIG, translated from the coding sequence GTGACGACAGAGGCTTCGGCGGAACCGACACGCCGTGATTTTCTCTATATCGCAACCGGCGCGGTTGCCGCCGTCGGTGCGGCGGCCGCGGTGTGGCCGTTCATCTCGCAGATGAACCCCGACGCGTCGACCATCGCTGCCGGCGCGCCGATCGAAGTCGATCTGACCCCGATCGCTGAAGGTCAGGACATCAAGGTGTTCTGGCGCGGTCAGCCGATCTACATCATGAACCGCACCAAGAAGCAGGTCGAAGAAGCGCGCAACACGCCGCTGTCCGACCTCAAGGATCCGCAGACCGATCAGGCGCGGACCAAGGAAGGCCACGAGAACTGGCTGGTCGTGGTCGGCATCTGCACCCACCTGGGCTGCATTCCGATCGCGCACGAGGGCAAATACGACGGGTTCTTCTGCCCGTGCCATGGTTCGCAGTACGACAGCTCCGGTCGTATCCGCCAGGGGCCGGCGCCGCTCAACCTGCCGATTCCCCCCTACCAATTCGTCTCCGACACCAAAGTCCAGATCGGCTGA
- a CDS encoding DnaJ C-terminal domain-containing protein, with protein sequence MRDPYEVLGVQRDASAAAIKSAYRKLAKKHHPDSNKNDPKAAARFAEINSANEILGDETKRKQYDRGEIDAEGKPRFQGFPGGGGRAGGAGGFEQYSFRSGGGAPGGGFGGAAGFEDILNSMFGGAAGARGAGARGRTQGFDFDTGFAPDLDQSVSMTVTLEEATRGTEKRVRLPTGKELNVKIPAGVGAGQQIRLKGQGESAPGHRAGDLLITVNIAPHPYFKVDGNDLKLELPLTLYEAVLGAKVRVPTLTGAIELSIPKNTSSGRIFRLKGKGLPKGGATGDLFVTTRIILPDGHDAELEKLMQKWRDDHPYNPRTDLG encoded by the coding sequence ATGCGCGACCCCTATGAGGTCCTGGGGGTGCAGCGGGACGCCAGCGCTGCGGCGATCAAAAGCGCCTATCGCAAGCTGGCGAAGAAGCATCACCCCGACAGCAACAAAAACGATCCCAAAGCCGCCGCGCGTTTCGCTGAAATCAATTCCGCCAACGAAATCCTCGGCGACGAGACCAAGCGCAAGCAATACGACCGCGGCGAGATCGATGCCGAAGGCAAGCCGCGCTTCCAGGGTTTCCCTGGCGGCGGTGGCCGTGCGGGCGGCGCCGGCGGGTTCGAGCAATATTCCTTCCGCAGCGGCGGCGGAGCCCCCGGTGGCGGGTTCGGCGGCGCGGCCGGCTTCGAGGACATCTTGAATTCGATGTTCGGCGGCGCGGCTGGCGCGCGCGGCGCGGGTGCGCGTGGTCGCACCCAAGGCTTCGACTTCGACACCGGCTTCGCACCCGACCTCGATCAGTCGGTGTCGATGACGGTGACGCTCGAAGAGGCGACGCGCGGCACCGAAAAGCGGGTGCGGCTGCCGACCGGGAAAGAGCTCAACGTCAAGATTCCGGCCGGCGTCGGCGCCGGTCAGCAGATCCGGCTGAAGGGGCAGGGCGAAAGCGCGCCCGGTCACCGCGCCGGCGACCTGCTGATCACCGTGAACATCGCCCCGCATCCTTACTTCAAGGTCGACGGCAACGATCTGAAGCTCGAGCTGCCGCTGACGCTGTATGAAGCGGTGCTCGGCGCCAAGGTCCGGGTGCCGACGCTGACGGGAGCGATCGAGCTGTCGATCCCGAAAAATACGTCCAGCGGCCGGATCTTCCGGCTCAAGGGCAAGGGACTGCCGAAAGGCGGCGCGACCGGCGATCTGTTCGTAACCACCCGCATCATCCTGCCCGACGGCCACGATGCCGAGCTGGAGAAGCTGATGCAGAAGTGGCGGGACGACCACCCTTACAATCCGCGGACCGATCTCGGCTAA
- a CDS encoding cytochrome c1, giving the protein MSGPSTYQPQSPLMKWLEQRLPIAGLVHSSFIAYPTPRNLNYWWTFGAILSMMLAVQIVTGIVLAMHYTPHVDLAFDSVERIVRDVNYGWLLRNMHAAGASMFFIAVYVHMLRGLYYGSYKAPREVLWILGVIIYLLMMATGFMGYVLPWGQMSFWGATVITNLFSAFPVVGDSIVTLLWGGYSVGNPTLNRFFSLHYLLPFVIAGVVVLHVWALHVTGQNNPAGVEPKTEKDTVPFTPYATLKDVFGMSCFLVFYSWFIFYMPNYLGDAENYVPANPGVTPPHIVPEWYYLPFYAILRSIPNKLMGVIAMFGAIIVLLFLPWLDSCKVRSSRYRPMAKRFFWAFVVTCLVLGWLGSKPAEGIYTTLGQVFTFFYFAYFLIVLPVLGRMEKTLPLPNSIAEDVLNKGKVAKAVAGLVAVLFAGGLMVGGVQPAKANEGGENPPSLQWSFAGPFGTYDRAQLQRGFKIYKEVCSNCHSLKLLQYRNLAEPGGPGFTVEQAKEIAAAAQIKDGPNDQGEMFERPGRLADTFHSPFPNEQAARAANGGAAPPDMSLLAKARTYPRGFPQFIFDFFTQFQEQGPNYIAALLQGYEDTPPEGFSLPDGSFYNKWYPGHSIKMPPPIQAGMVSYDDGTPETLEQYAKDVSTFLVWASEPHMEARKRLGLQVMIFLVILSSLLYFVKRKVWSNVH; this is encoded by the coding sequence ATGAGCGGACCCTCGACCTATCAGCCACAAAGCCCCTTGATGAAGTGGCTGGAGCAGCGCCTGCCGATCGCGGGCCTCGTTCATTCCTCTTTCATCGCCTACCCGACGCCGCGTAACCTCAACTACTGGTGGACGTTCGGCGCCATCCTGTCGATGATGCTGGCGGTGCAGATCGTCACCGGCATCGTGCTGGCGATGCACTACACCCCGCACGTCGATCTCGCCTTCGACTCGGTCGAGCGGATCGTCCGCGACGTCAACTACGGCTGGCTGCTGCGCAACATGCACGCCGCCGGCGCGTCGATGTTCTTCATCGCCGTCTACGTCCACATGCTCCGCGGCCTGTACTACGGTTCGTACAAGGCGCCGCGCGAAGTGTTGTGGATTCTCGGCGTCATCATCTACCTGCTGATGATGGCGACCGGCTTCATGGGTTACGTGCTGCCGTGGGGCCAGATGAGCTTCTGGGGCGCCACCGTGATCACCAACCTGTTCTCGGCGTTCCCGGTCGTCGGCGACAGCATCGTGACGCTGCTGTGGGGCGGCTATTCGGTCGGCAACCCGACCCTGAATCGCTTCTTCTCGCTGCACTACCTGCTGCCGTTCGTGATCGCCGGCGTGGTCGTGCTGCACGTCTGGGCGCTGCACGTCACCGGCCAGAACAACCCGGCCGGCGTCGAGCCGAAGACCGAGAAGGACACCGTTCCGTTCACGCCTTACGCGACCCTCAAGGACGTGTTCGGCATGTCGTGCTTCCTGGTGTTCTACTCCTGGTTCATCTTCTACATGCCGAACTACCTCGGCGATGCGGAGAATTACGTTCCGGCCAACCCGGGCGTGACCCCGCCGCACATCGTGCCGGAATGGTACTACCTGCCGTTCTACGCGATCCTGCGTTCGATCCCGAACAAGCTGATGGGCGTCATCGCGATGTTCGGTGCGATCATCGTGCTGCTGTTCCTGCCCTGGCTCGACAGCTGCAAGGTGCGCTCGTCGCGCTATCGCCCGATGGCCAAGCGCTTCTTCTGGGCCTTCGTGGTGACCTGCCTGGTGCTGGGCTGGCTCGGCTCGAAGCCGGCGGAAGGCATCTACACCACGCTCGGTCAGGTGTTCACCTTCTTCTACTTCGCCTACTTCCTGATCGTGCTCCCGGTGCTGGGTCGTATGGAAAAGACTCTGCCGCTGCCGAACTCGATCGCCGAAGACGTGCTCAACAAGGGCAAGGTCGCCAAGGCCGTTGCCGGCCTGGTGGCGGTGCTGTTCGCAGGCGGCCTGATGGTCGGCGGCGTGCAGCCGGCCAAGGCCAACGAAGGTGGCGAGAACCCGCCGTCGCTGCAGTGGAGCTTCGCAGGTCCGTTCGGCACCTACGATCGCGCCCAGCTGCAGCGTGGCTTCAAGATCTACAAGGAAGTCTGCTCCAACTGCCACTCGCTGAAGCTGTTGCAGTATCGCAACCTCGCCGAGCCGGGTGGTCCGGGCTTCACCGTGGAGCAGGCCAAGGAGATCGCGGCCGCTGCGCAGATCAAGGACGGTCCGAACGATCAGGGTGAGATGTTCGAGCGTCCCGGTCGGCTCGCCGACACCTTCCACTCGCCGTTCCCGAACGAGCAGGCTGCCCGTGCGGCCAACGGTGGTGCGGCTCCGCCGGACATGTCGCTGCTGGCCAAGGCGCGCACCTATCCGCGTGGCTTCCCGCAGTTCATCTTCGACTTCTTCACCCAGTTCCAGGAGCAGGGCCCGAACTACATCGCCGCGCTGCTGCAGGGCTACGAAGACACCCCGCCGGAAGGCTTCAGTCTCCCGGACGGCTCGTTCTACAACAAGTGGTATCCGGGCCATTCGATCAAGATGCCGCCGCCGATCCAGGCCGGCATGGTGAGCTACGACGACGGCACGCCGGAAACGCTCGAGCAGTACGCCAAGGACGTCTCGACGTTCCTGGTGTGGGCTTCCGAGCCGCACATGGAGGCCCGCAAGCGCCTCGGTCTGCAGGTGATGATCTTCTTGGTCATCCTTTCCAGCCTGCTGTACTTCGTGAAGCGCAAGGTGTGGTCGAACGTCCACTAA
- the clpS gene encoding ATP-dependent Clp protease adapter ClpS: MSNIDLKPKTKAKIKVERPKLHKVILVNDDYTPREFVVSVLKAEFRMTEDQAYKVMLTAHQRGVCVVGVFTKDVAETKATRATDAGRAKGYPLLFTTEPEE, translated from the coding sequence ATGAGCAACATCGACCTGAAGCCGAAGACCAAGGCCAAAATCAAGGTCGAGCGGCCGAAGCTGCACAAGGTGATCCTGGTCAACGACGACTACACGCCTCGCGAATTCGTGGTGTCGGTGCTGAAGGCCGAATTCCGGATGACCGAGGACCAAGCCTATAAGGTGATGCTCACCGCGCATCAGCGCGGCGTCTGCGTCGTCGGCGTGTTCACCAAGGACGTCGCCGAAACCAAAGCCACCCGCGCCACCGACGCCGGCCGCGCCAAGGGCTATCCGCTGCTGTTTACGACGGAGCCGGAGGAGTAG
- a CDS encoding SDR family NAD(P)-dependent oxidoreductase: MSPDSQKPRPPESNAPRRTMLLTGASRGIGHATVIRFSSAGWRVITCSRHPFPEQCPWGAGPEDHIQVDLGDRADTLRAIDEIRERLDGGALHALVNNAAISPKAPGGARLGSIDTELDTWEHVFRVNFFAPIMMARGLIEELKAVKGSVVNVTSIAGSRVHPFAGAAYATSKAALAALTREMAADFGPVGVRVNSIAPGEIDTSILSPGTEKIVEEQIPMRRLGTPDEVAKIIYVLCTETSSYVNGAEIHINGGQHV; this comes from the coding sequence ATGAGCCCCGACTCCCAAAAGCCGCGCCCGCCCGAGAGCAACGCGCCGCGCCGGACCATGCTCCTGACCGGCGCCAGTCGCGGCATCGGCCATGCCACGGTGATCCGTTTCTCCAGCGCGGGCTGGCGAGTGATCACTTGCTCCCGGCATCCGTTTCCGGAGCAGTGCCCGTGGGGCGCCGGCCCCGAAGACCACATCCAGGTCGACCTCGGCGACCGCGCCGACACCCTGCGGGCGATCGACGAGATCCGGGAGCGGCTCGATGGCGGCGCCCTGCATGCGCTGGTCAACAATGCCGCGATCTCGCCGAAGGCTCCCGGCGGTGCCCGGCTCGGCTCGATCGACACCGAACTCGACACCTGGGAGCACGTGTTCCGGGTCAATTTCTTCGCGCCGATCATGATGGCGCGCGGCTTGATCGAGGAACTGAAGGCGGTGAAGGGCTCGGTGGTGAACGTCACCTCGATCGCCGGATCGCGCGTGCATCCATTCGCTGGCGCAGCTTACGCGACCTCGAAGGCGGCGCTCGCAGCGCTGACCCGGGAAATGGCAGCGGATTTCGGCCCGGTCGGCGTGCGGGTGAACTCGATCGCGCCCGGCGAGATCGACACCTCGATCCTGTCGCCCGGCACCGAGAAGATCGTCGAGGAGCAGATTCCGATGCGCCGGCTCGGCACCCCGGATGAGGTCGCCAAGATCATCTACGTGCTGTGCACCGAGACCTCGTCCTACGTGAACGGCGCCGAGATCCACATCAACGGCGGCCAGCACGTCTGA
- a CDS encoding RT0821/Lpp0805 family surface protein, whose amino-acid sequence MIAILIGASLGGCGMNSRDGAFAQMDSSDFTGSIGAVLPAREEGPTDADMALARIAASDVLTKGDKDSSQPWENPTTGARGSVTPLAAAYSNEGRTCRDFLASYVKERTESWMQGAACRTSQGHWEIRSLRPWRKS is encoded by the coding sequence ATGATAGCGATTCTAATCGGCGCCTCGCTCGGTGGCTGCGGCATGAATAGCCGCGACGGCGCCTTCGCCCAGATGGACAGCAGCGACTTCACCGGCTCGATCGGTGCTGTGCTGCCCGCCCGCGAGGAAGGCCCGACCGACGCCGATATGGCGCTGGCGCGGATTGCGGCATCCGATGTGCTGACCAAGGGCGACAAGGATTCCAGCCAGCCGTGGGAAAACCCGACCACCGGTGCGCGCGGCTCGGTGACGCCTCTGGCCGCGGCCTACAGCAACGAAGGCCGCACCTGCCGCGACTTTCTCGCCTCCTATGTGAAAGAGCGGACCGAGAGCTGGATGCAGGGCGCAGCGTGCCGAACCTCGCAGGGGCATTGGGAAATCCGCTCGCTGCGGCCGTGGCGCAAGAGCTGA
- a CDS encoding dienelactone hydrolase family protein, with protein MGTLITFKRPDGKEASGYLANAASGKAPGVVVIQEWWGLSEQIKGLTDRLALAGFDALAPDLYNGTVVPYHDTDAANKEMSSLDFMDATTQTVRGAVNYLSRNGAKVGLTGFCLGGAVTVIGACKIPELSAAVVFYGIPPEQAAKPSEVRVPMQGHFANRDDWCTPQVVDAFEAGLKAAGKQAEFFRYEADHAFVNEQRAAVHDREAAELAWSRAMQFFGKHLS; from the coding sequence ATGGGCACGCTGATCACTTTCAAACGTCCGGACGGCAAGGAAGCGAGCGGCTATCTCGCCAACGCTGCCAGCGGCAAAGCGCCGGGCGTGGTGGTGATCCAGGAATGGTGGGGGCTGTCCGAGCAGATCAAGGGACTGACCGACCGCCTCGCGCTGGCCGGCTTCGATGCGCTCGCGCCGGACCTCTACAACGGCACGGTGGTTCCGTATCACGACACGGATGCGGCCAATAAAGAGATGAGCTCGCTCGACTTCATGGACGCCACCACCCAGACGGTGCGCGGCGCTGTGAACTACCTCTCGCGCAACGGCGCCAAGGTCGGCCTGACCGGCTTCTGCCTCGGCGGCGCCGTGACGGTGATCGGCGCCTGTAAGATCCCGGAACTGAGCGCGGCGGTGGTGTTCTACGGCATTCCGCCGGAGCAGGCGGCCAAGCCGTCCGAGGTGCGGGTGCCGATGCAAGGCCATTTCGCCAACCGCGACGATTGGTGCACCCCGCAGGTGGTGGATGCGTTCGAGGCCGGATTGAAGGCCGCCGGCAAGCAGGCCGAGTTCTTCCGCTATGAGGCCGACCACGCCTTCGTCAACGAGCAGCGTGCGGCGGTGCACGACCGCGAAGCGGCGGAACTCGCGTGGTCGCGAGCGATGCAGTTCTTTGGAAAGCATCTCTCCTGA
- the fabI gene encoding enoyl-ACP reductase FabI, whose protein sequence is MSTASGLMQGKRGVILGVANNRSIAYGIAKACRAQGAEIALTYQGDALKKRVEPLAAELGGLVLGHCDVTDGATIDAVFDVVKEKWGKIDFVVHAIAFADKDELDGRYVDTSPENFSKSMLISCYSLTAIAQRAEKLMTDGGSIITLTYYGAEKWMPHYNVMGVAKAALEASVRYLAADLGEKNIRVNAISAGPIKTLAASGIGDFRYILKWNEYNAPLRRTVTIEEVGDSALYFLSDLSRGVTGEVHHVDSGYHVVGMKNPDAPDISLGGKD, encoded by the coding sequence ATGTCGACAGCTTCCGGCCTGATGCAAGGCAAACGCGGCGTTATTCTCGGCGTCGCCAACAACCGTTCGATTGCTTACGGCATCGCGAAAGCCTGCCGCGCCCAGGGCGCCGAGATCGCGCTGACCTATCAGGGTGACGCGCTGAAGAAGCGGGTCGAACCGCTTGCCGCCGAGCTCGGCGGCCTCGTTCTCGGGCACTGCGACGTCACCGACGGCGCCACCATCGATGCGGTGTTCGACGTGGTGAAGGAGAAGTGGGGCAAGATCGACTTCGTGGTCCACGCCATCGCGTTCGCCGACAAGGACGAGCTCGACGGCCGTTATGTCGACACTTCGCCGGAGAACTTCTCCAAGTCGATGCTGATCTCGTGCTACTCGCTGACCGCGATCGCGCAGCGCGCCGAGAAGCTGATGACGGACGGCGGCTCGATCATCACCCTGACCTATTACGGCGCCGAGAAGTGGATGCCGCATTACAACGTGATGGGTGTCGCCAAGGCGGCGCTCGAGGCCAGCGTGCGCTATCTCGCTGCCGACCTCGGCGAGAAGAACATTCGCGTCAACGCGATCTCCGCCGGCCCGATCAAGACGCTGGCGGCGTCCGGCATCGGTGACTTCCGCTACATCCTGAAGTGGAACGAATACAACGCGCCGCTGCGCCGGACGGTGACGATCGAAGAGGTCGGCGACAGCGCGCTGTACTTCCTGTCCGACCTGTCGCGCGGCGTCACCGGCGAAGTCCACCACGTCGATTCCGGCTACCATGTCGTCGGCATGAAAAACCCCGACGCGCCGGACATCTCGCTCGGCGGGAAGGACTAG
- the aroC gene encoding chorismate synthase, with protein MSFNTFGHMFRVTTFGESHGVAIGCVVDGCPPLIPLTEADIQGDLDRRRPGQSRFTTQRQEADQVKILSGVMVHPETGVQVTTGTPIALLIENTDQRSKDYSDIQNKYRPGHADFTYEAKYGIRDYRGGGRSSARETASRVAAGAIARKVIAGMTVRGALVQIGPHKIDRDKWDWDEIGNNPFFCPDKDKAAFYADYLDGIRKSGSSIGAVVEIVAEGVPAGLGAPIYAKLDGDLAAALMSINAVKGVEIGDGFASAELTGEQNADEMRTGNHGPAFLSNHAGGILGGISTGQPVVARFAVKPTSSILTPRKTVDRTGHDTEILTKGRHDPCVGIRAVPVGEAMVACVLADHLLRHRGQVGG; from the coding sequence ATGTCGTTCAATACCTTCGGCCATATGTTTCGCGTCACCACCTTTGGCGAAAGCCATGGAGTGGCGATCGGCTGCGTGGTCGATGGCTGCCCGCCGCTGATCCCGCTGACCGAGGCCGACATCCAGGGCGATCTCGACCGCCGCCGGCCCGGCCAGTCGCGCTTCACCACCCAGCGCCAGGAAGCCGATCAGGTGAAGATCCTGTCCGGCGTGATGGTGCATCCCGAGACCGGGGTGCAGGTGACGACCGGCACGCCGATCGCGCTGTTGATCGAGAATACCGACCAGCGCTCCAAGGATTATTCGGATATCCAGAACAAGTACCGCCCCGGCCACGCCGATTTCACCTATGAGGCGAAGTACGGCATCCGCGACTATCGCGGCGGTGGCCGCTCGTCGGCGCGCGAGACCGCGAGCCGGGTCGCGGCCGGCGCGATCGCCCGCAAGGTGATCGCCGGCATGACGGTGCGCGGCGCGCTGGTGCAGATCGGTCCGCACAAGATCGATCGCGACAAATGGGATTGGGACGAGATCGGCAACAACCCGTTCTTCTGCCCGGACAAGGACAAGGCGGCATTCTACGCCGACTATCTCGACGGCATCCGCAAATCCGGCTCGTCGATCGGCGCGGTGGTTGAGATCGTCGCCGAGGGCGTGCCGGCCGGGCTCGGGGCGCCGATTTATGCCAAGCTCGACGGCGATCTCGCCGCGGCGCTGATGAGCATCAATGCGGTGAAGGGCGTCGAGATCGGCGACGGTTTTGCCAGCGCCGAGCTGACCGGCGAGCAGAACGCCGACGAGATGCGCACCGGCAATCACGGTCCGGCGTTCCTGTCCAACCATGCCGGCGGCATCCTGGGCGGCATTTCCACCGGCCAGCCGGTGGTGGCGCGGTTCGCCGTCAAGCCGACCTCGTCGATCCTGACCCCGCGCAAGACCGTCGACCGCACCGGCCATGACACCGAGATCCTGACCAAGGGCCGTCACGACCCCTGCGTCGGTATCCGCGCCGTGCCGGTCGGCGAGGCGATGGTCGCCTGCGTGCTGGCCGACCATCTGCTGCGGCACCGGGGACAGGTCGGCGGCTGA
- the pdxH gene encoding pyridoxamine 5'-phosphate oxidase — protein MSDPSIRPQSELTPGDFTAAENPFALFAEWLAEANKSEPNDPNAMALATVDPDGLPDVRMVLMKGYDEHGFVFYSHIASQKGRELAANPKAALLFHWKSLRRQIRIRGTVTPVTDTEADAYFATRPKQAQIGAWASKQSQPLESRFAFEQAIAKVAARHLVGDVPRPPGWSGWRITPSRIEFWHDRPFRLHDRIEFRRDTPDHPWTKTRLYP, from the coding sequence ATGAGCGACCCCTCGATCAGACCACAGAGTGAGTTAACGCCCGGTGATTTCACCGCGGCAGAGAATCCGTTTGCGCTGTTCGCTGAATGGCTTGCGGAAGCCAACAAATCCGAGCCCAACGATCCGAACGCGATGGCGCTGGCGACGGTCGATCCGGACGGCCTGCCCGACGTGCGCATGGTTCTAATGAAGGGCTATGACGAGCACGGCTTCGTGTTCTACAGCCACATCGCCAGTCAGAAGGGCCGCGAACTGGCCGCCAACCCGAAAGCCGCGCTGCTGTTTCACTGGAAATCGCTGCGCCGGCAGATTCGGATTCGCGGCACCGTGACCCCGGTGACCGACACCGAGGCCGATGCCTATTTCGCCACCCGGCCGAAGCAGGCGCAGATCGGCGCCTGGGCGAGCAAGCAGTCGCAGCCGCTGGAAAGCCGGTTCGCGTTCGAGCAGGCGATCGCCAAGGTGGCGGCGCGCCATCTGGTCGGCGACGTTCCGCGGCCGCCCGGCTGGAGCGGCTGGCGGATCACGCCGTCCCGAATCGAGTTCTGGCACGACCGCCCGTTCCGCCTGCACGACCGCATCGAATTCCGCCGGGACACCCCGGATCACCCCTGGACCAAGACAAGGCTGTATCCATGA